One Methylobacterium sp. AMS5 genomic region harbors:
- a CDS encoding NUDIX hydrolase: MTAGPIDSSREARPQVGVLPMRRTPEGGTEVLLVTSRETRRWVIPKGWPMKGRKPFEAAAQEAYEEAGIVGRVGKRPIGFYLYEKRLKNRDAVLCQVKVFPLEVRKQLKKFPERGQRDARWFTPSEAADMVIEAGLAGLIRAAGNRDPKRKG; encoded by the coding sequence ATGACGGCGGGCCCGATCGATAGCAGCCGCGAAGCGCGGCCCCAGGTCGGCGTGCTGCCGATGCGCCGGACACCGGAGGGTGGCACGGAGGTTCTGCTCGTCACGTCGCGTGAGACCCGCCGCTGGGTCATCCCGAAGGGCTGGCCGATGAAGGGGCGCAAACCCTTCGAAGCGGCTGCCCAGGAGGCCTATGAGGAGGCCGGCATCGTCGGCCGCGTCGGCAAGCGGCCGATCGGTTTCTATCTCTACGAGAAGCGCCTGAAGAACCGCGACGCGGTTCTCTGCCAAGTGAAGGTGTTTCCTCTGGAGGTGCGCAAGCAGCTCAAGAAGTTTCCCGAACGCGGCCAGCGCGATGCCCGCTGGTTCACCCCCTCCGAGGCGGCCGACATGGTGATCGAAGCCGGTCTCGCCGGCCTGATCCGCGCCGCCGGAAACCGCGATCCGAAGCGGAAAGGCTGA
- a CDS encoding MarR family transcriptional regulator, protein MNAPNESAEVLRDPLLLDNQLCYALYAAAHRMTKSYRPMLERMGLTYPQYLVLLVLWENDGVTVSEIGRRLRLDSGTLTPVLKRLETSGLLNRNRRQSDEREVEIALTDQGRALRSEAIAVRQSVMCQLNMSEPEIQAMRADLNALIENLSTAC, encoded by the coding sequence GTGAATGCTCCCAACGAGAGCGCAGAAGTACTGAGGGACCCGCTGCTGCTGGACAATCAGCTCTGCTACGCGCTCTACGCCGCGGCCCACCGGATGACGAAATCCTATCGGCCGATGCTGGAACGGATGGGGCTGACTTACCCGCAATATCTGGTGCTTCTCGTGCTCTGGGAGAACGACGGCGTCACCGTCTCCGAGATCGGCCGGCGCCTTCGGCTCGATTCCGGCACGCTCACGCCGGTGCTCAAACGGCTGGAGACGAGCGGATTGCTGAATCGCAATCGTCGTCAATCCGACGAGCGCGAGGTCGAGATCGCGCTGACCGATCAAGGCCGTGCTCTCCGCTCGGAGGCGATCGCCGTACGCCAGTCCGTCATGTGTCAGCTCAACATGTCGGAGCCCGAGATCCAGGCCATGCGGGCCGACCTGAATGCGCTCATCGAAAACCTCTCGACGGCGTGCTGA
- the rplQ gene encoding 50S ribosomal protein L17, producing the protein MRHGYRGRRFNRTTEHRKAMFANMSAALIKHEQIVTTLPKAKDLRPVIEKLISLGRTDSIHARRLAMAQIRDADMVKKLFLVLGPRYQSRPGGYCRIMKAGFRYGDNAPMAVIEFVDRDVDARGKDSGPTSVETADAA; encoded by the coding sequence ATGCGTCACGGCTATCGCGGTCGCCGCTTCAATCGCACCACCGAGCATCGTAAGGCGATGTTCGCCAACATGTCGGCCGCGCTGATCAAGCACGAGCAGATCGTCACCACCCTGCCGAAGGCCAAGGATCTGCGTCCGGTCATCGAGAAGCTGATCTCGCTCGGCCGTACCGACAGCATCCATGCCCGCCGCCTCGCCATGGCCCAGATCCGCGATGCGGACATGGTCAAGAAGCTCTTCTTGGTCCTCGGCCCGCGCTACCAGTCGCGTCCGGGTGGCTACTGCCGCATCATGAAGGCGGGCTTCCGCTACGGCGACAACGCTCCCATGGCCGTCATCGAGTTCGTGGATCGTGACGTCGACGCCCGGGGCAAGGATTCCGGCCCGACCTCGGTCGAGACGGCCGACGCCGCCTGA
- a CDS encoding DNA-directed RNA polymerase subunit alpha — protein sequence MVIQKNWQELIKPNKLQVTAGDDPKRVATVVAEPLERGFGTTLGNSLRRVLLSSLQGAAVTSVQIDGVLHEFSSIPGVREDVTDIVLNIKTIAIRSQTDQPKRMTLRKTGPGLVTAGDIGAVGDIQILNPDLVICTLDDGAEIRMEFTVATGKGYVPAEHNRPEDAPIGLIPVDALYSPVTKVSYRVETTREGQDLDKDKLTMTLETNGAVSPEDALAYAARIIQDQLQVFVNFEEPRKEEAAPLAPQLPFNPALLKKVDELELSVRSANCLKNDNIVYIGDLIQKSEGEMLRTPNFGRKSLNEIKEVLAGMGLHLGMDVPGWPPENIEDLAKRFEEHY from the coding sequence GTGGTCATTCAGAAGAACTGGCAAGAGCTCATCAAGCCGAACAAGCTGCAGGTGACGGCCGGCGACGATCCCAAGCGGGTCGCCACCGTCGTGGCCGAGCCGCTCGAGCGCGGCTTCGGCACGACGCTCGGCAACAGCCTGCGCCGCGTGCTGCTCTCCTCGCTTCAGGGCGCCGCCGTGACCTCCGTCCAGATCGACGGCGTGCTGCACGAGTTCTCGTCCATCCCCGGCGTGCGTGAGGACGTGACCGACATCGTCCTCAACATCAAGACCATCGCCATCCGCTCGCAGACGGATCAGCCCAAGCGCATGACCCTGCGCAAGACGGGCCCGGGCCTCGTCACCGCGGGCGACATCGGCGCCGTCGGCGACATCCAGATCCTGAACCCCGACCTCGTGATCTGCACCCTGGACGACGGGGCCGAGATCCGCATGGAGTTCACGGTCGCCACCGGCAAGGGCTACGTCCCGGCCGAGCACAACCGCCCCGAGGATGCGCCGATCGGCCTGATCCCGGTCGATGCGCTGTACTCGCCGGTGACCAAGGTCAGCTACCGCGTCGAGACCACCCGCGAGGGCCAGGATCTCGACAAGGACAAGCTGACGATGACGCTCGAAACCAACGGCGCCGTGTCGCCGGAGGATGCGCTGGCCTACGCCGCCCGCATCATCCAGGACCAGCTCCAAGTCTTCGTGAACTTCGAGGAGCCCCGCAAGGAAGAGGCGGCGCCGCTCGCGCCGCAGCTCCCCTTCAACCCGGCGCTGCTCAAGAAGGTGGACGAGCTCGAACTGTCGGTCCGTTCGGCGAACTGCCTGAAGAACGACAACATCGTCTATATCGGCGACCTCATCCAGAAGTCGGAGGGCGAGATGCTGCGCACCCCGAATTTCGGCCGCAAGTCGCTCAACGAGATCAAGGAAGTGCTCGCCGGCATGGGCCTGCACCTCGGCATGGACGTTCCCGGCTGGCCGCCGGAGAACATCGAGGATCTCGCCAAGCGCTTCGAAGAACACTACTGA
- a CDS encoding MBL fold metallo-hydrolase, with protein MADRSKPLPGALRWNLGDLTVTALNDGWFQGSLDLVTGIPQDEAGALQRAGFRPEAPVVTLNAFLVTGAGRKPVLIDSGYGHFGPDTMGRVPAALALAGVAPEEIETVLLTHLHPDHAGGLVKADGSAAYPNAELVVHATEAAHWLPDAALSRAPDEAKPYFENARKAVAPYGARLRKHEGGELVPGITAVPLPGHTPGHCGMRIVSGDKSLLMWTDVVHMPAIQFKQPEAGVAFDVDGDQARATRKRVLDEVATERTLIAGSHLEFPALGYVARDGAGYRFVPALWVAGEQP; from the coding sequence ATGGCGGACAGATCGAAGCCCCTACCCGGCGCGCTGCGTTGGAACCTCGGCGACCTCACAGTCACCGCGCTCAACGACGGCTGGTTTCAGGGCTCCCTCGATCTCGTCACGGGTATCCCTCAGGACGAGGCCGGCGCTCTACAGCGCGCCGGCTTCCGCCCGGAGGCTCCGGTCGTCACGCTCAACGCGTTCCTCGTCACCGGCGCCGGCCGCAAGCCGGTGCTGATCGATTCCGGGTATGGCCATTTCGGCCCCGACACCATGGGCCGGGTGCCCGCCGCCCTCGCGCTCGCCGGCGTCGCGCCGGAGGAGATCGAGACCGTGCTCCTGACCCATCTCCATCCCGATCATGCGGGCGGGCTGGTGAAGGCGGATGGCAGCGCGGCCTACCCGAACGCGGAACTCGTCGTGCATGCGACGGAAGCCGCGCACTGGCTTCCCGATGCGGCGCTGTCGCGGGCGCCGGACGAGGCCAAGCCGTATTTCGAGAACGCCCGCAAGGCGGTGGCGCCCTACGGTGCGCGGCTGCGCAAGCACGAGGGTGGTGAGCTGGTTCCCGGCATCACCGCCGTTCCGCTGCCCGGCCACACGCCCGGCCATTGCGGCATGCGGATCGTATCGGGGGACAAGTCCCTGCTGATGTGGACCGACGTGGTGCATATGCCGGCGATCCAGTTCAAGCAGCCGGAGGCGGGCGTCGCCTTCGATGTGGACGGGGATCAGGCCCGGGCGACTCGCAAGCGCGTGCTCGACGAGGTGGCGACGGAGAGAACCCTCATCGCCGGCTCGCATCTCGAGTTTCCGGCGCTGGGATACGTGGCCCGCGACGGCGCGGGCTACCGCTTCGTTCCCGCTCTCTGGGTGGCGGGCGAGCAGCCTTAG
- the rpsK gene encoding 30S ribosomal protein S11, with the protein MAKEPTRVRRRERKNIVSGVAHVAASFNNTMITITDAQGNTISWSSAGAMGFKGSRKSTPYAAQVAAEDAARKASEHGMRTLEVEVSGPGSGRESALRALQAAGFTVTSIRDVTSIPHNGCRPRKRRRV; encoded by the coding sequence ATGGCTAAGGAACCGACCCGCGTCCGCCGGCGCGAACGCAAGAACATCGTCTCGGGCGTGGCGCATGTCGCCGCCTCGTTCAACAACACGATGATCACCATCACCGACGCGCAGGGCAACACGATCTCGTGGTCGTCGGCTGGCGCGATGGGCTTCAAGGGCTCGCGCAAGTCGACCCCGTATGCGGCCCAGGTTGCCGCCGAGGACGCGGCCCGCAAGGCGTCCGAGCACGGCATGCGCACCCTCGAGGTCGAGGTCTCCGGCCCCGGTTCGGGCCGTGAGTCGGCTCTGCGTGCGCTCCAGGCCGCGGGCTTCACCGTGACCTCGATCCGCGACGTCACCTCGATCCCGCATAACGGCTGCCGGCCGCGCAAGCGCCGCCGCGTCTGA
- the rpsM gene encoding 30S ribosomal protein S13: protein MARIAGVNIPTAKRVVIALQYIHGIGPKKAEEITEKVGIPAERRVNQLTDAEVLQIREAIDRDYIVEGDLRREVSMNIKRLMDLGCYRGLRHRKQLPVRGQRTHTNARTRKGKAKPIAGKKK from the coding sequence TTGGCTCGTATCGCCGGCGTCAACATCCCGACCGCCAAGCGCGTCGTCATCGCGCTCCAGTACATCCACGGCATCGGCCCGAAGAAGGCCGAGGAGATCACCGAGAAGGTCGGCATCCCGGCCGAGCGCCGGGTGAACCAGCTCACCGACGCCGAGGTGCTTCAGATCCGCGAAGCCATCGACCGCGACTACATCGTCGAGGGCGACCTGCGCCGCGAAGTCTCGATGAACATCAAGCGCCTGATGGATCTCGGCTGCTACCGCGGCCTGCGTCACCGCAAGCAGCTCCCGGTCCGCGGCCAGCGCACCCACACCAACGCCCGCACCCGCAAGGGCAAGGCGAAGCCGATCGCCGGCAAGAAGAAGTAA
- a CDS encoding adenylate kinase codes for MRIILLGPPGAGKGTQSERIVERYRVPQLSTGDMLRAAVAARTPVGLEAKAIMESGGLVSDAIVVGIVADRIEEADAKNGFILDGFPRTVEQAKALDAMLAEKGIALDAVVEFVVDETALVGRIAKRAEETAARGQPVRKDDTPEVFKTRLDAYRKQTAPLSDYYAGTGLLRKIDGMKPIDAVTGDVTALLDSFRETASS; via the coding sequence ATGCGGATCATTCTGCTCGGACCGCCGGGTGCGGGGAAGGGTACGCAGTCCGAGCGTATCGTGGAGCGCTACCGCGTTCCGCAGCTTTCGACCGGCGACATGCTGCGCGCCGCGGTCGCCGCCAGGACGCCGGTCGGACTGGAAGCGAAGGCGATCATGGAGAGCGGCGGCCTCGTGTCCGACGCGATCGTGGTCGGCATCGTTGCCGACCGCATCGAGGAAGCCGACGCCAAGAACGGCTTCATCCTCGACGGCTTCCCCCGCACGGTCGAACAGGCCAAGGCCCTCGACGCCATGCTGGCGGAGAAGGGCATCGCCCTCGACGCGGTGGTGGAATTCGTCGTCGACGAGACCGCCCTCGTCGGCCGCATCGCCAAGCGCGCCGAGGAGACCGCCGCCCGCGGCCAGCCTGTGCGGAAGGACGACACGCCGGAGGTCTTCAAGACCCGGCTCGACGCCTACAGGAAGCAGACCGCTCCGCTTTCCGACTATTACGCCGGCACCGGTCTGCTGCGGAAGATCGACGGCATGAAGCCGATCGATGCCGTGACCGGGGATGTTACCGCCCTCCTCGACAGCTTCCGCGAGACGGCCTCTTCCTGA
- the secY gene encoding preprotein translocase subunit SecY, which yields MASAAEQLAANLNFGAIAKADELKKRIWFTLGALIVFRLGTYIPIPGIDPEQFARNFQNQAGGVLGMFNMFSGGAVERMAVFALNIMPYISASIIVQLLTSVVPTLEALKKEGESGRKVINQYTRYLTVVLALVQSWGIAFGLQGSNAVITPGPFFILSTVVTLTGGTLFLMWIGEQITSRGIGNGSSLIIFAGIVAHLPASIFKALELTRTGALSPAILLGAGLAAVALIYFIVFMERAQRRLLINYPKRQVGNRMYEGQSSFLPLKLNTSGVIPPIFASSLLLLPTTVASFSANQGSTGILSTLTAYLGHGRPLYMVAYAGLIIFFTFFYTAIVFNPQETADNLKKQGGFIPGIRPGERTAAFIDKVLTRITVIGAAYLTFVCLVPEIVASYTSEALGFGGTSLLIVVSVTMDTVAQIHGHLMAHQYEGLVKKAKLRGASTTRRR from the coding sequence ATGGCCTCAGCCGCCGAACAGCTTGCCGCGAACCTGAACTTCGGCGCCATCGCCAAGGCCGACGAGCTTAAGAAGCGCATCTGGTTCACCCTGGGCGCGCTCATCGTTTTCCGGCTCGGCACCTACATCCCGATTCCGGGCATCGACCCGGAGCAGTTCGCGCGGAACTTCCAGAACCAGGCCGGCGGCGTGCTCGGCATGTTCAACATGTTCTCCGGCGGTGCCGTCGAGCGCATGGCGGTCTTCGCGCTCAACATCATGCCCTACATCTCGGCCTCCATCATCGTTCAGCTTCTGACCTCGGTCGTGCCGACCCTGGAAGCGCTGAAGAAAGAGGGCGAGTCGGGCCGCAAGGTCATCAACCAGTACACCCGCTACCTCACGGTGGTACTGGCACTGGTTCAGTCCTGGGGCATCGCCTTCGGCCTTCAGGGCTCGAACGCGGTCATCACGCCGGGTCCGTTCTTCATCCTCTCCACCGTCGTGACGCTGACCGGCGGCACGCTGTTCCTGATGTGGATCGGCGAGCAGATCACCTCGCGCGGCATCGGCAACGGCTCCTCGCTCATCATCTTCGCCGGTATCGTCGCCCACCTGCCGGCCTCGATCTTCAAGGCGCTCGAACTCACCCGCACCGGCGCGCTCTCGCCCGCCATCCTGCTCGGCGCCGGACTTGCGGCGGTCGCGCTGATCTACTTCATCGTGTTCATGGAACGCGCCCAGCGCCGGCTCCTCATCAACTACCCCAAGCGACAGGTCGGCAACCGCATGTACGAGGGCCAGTCCTCGTTCCTGCCGCTCAAGCTCAATACCTCGGGCGTGATCCCGCCGATCTTCGCCTCGTCGCTGCTGCTGCTTCCGACGACGGTGGCGAGCTTCTCGGCCAACCAGGGCTCGACCGGCATCCTCAGCACGCTGACGGCCTATCTCGGCCACGGAAGGCCGCTCTACATGGTCGCCTATGCCGGCCTGATCATCTTCTTCACGTTCTTCTACACGGCGATCGTCTTCAATCCGCAGGAGACCGCCGACAACCTGAAGAAGCAGGGCGGCTTCATCCCCGGCATCCGTCCGGGGGAGCGGACCGCGGCCTTCATCGACAAGGTGCTGACGCGCATCACGGTGATCGGCGCGGCCTACCTCACCTTCGTCTGCCTCGTGCCGGAGATCGTCGCCTCCTACACCTCGGAGGCGCTGGGCTTCGGCGGCACCTCGCTGCTGATCGTGGTCTCGGTCACCATGGACACGGTGGCTCAGATCCACGGGCACCTGATGGCGCATCAGTACGAGGGCCTCGTGAAGAAGGCCAAGCTGCGTGGCGCCTCTACGACGCGGCGCCGCTGA
- the rplO gene encoding 50S ribosomal protein L15: MKLNEIRDNEGATKARMRVGRGIGSGKGKTGGRGVKGQKARSGVSIKGFEGGQMPLHRRLPKRGFNNIHAHDLNEVNLGRVQQAVDAGKLDANAAITVDALVKAGIIARARDGVKLLGVGELTSKLSFEVTRASKSAIEAVEKAGGSVTTTFAAGVAHRGAAEGAVASA; this comes from the coding sequence ATGAAGCTCAACGAGATCCGCGACAACGAAGGGGCCACCAAGGCCCGCATGCGCGTCGGCCGGGGCATCGGCTCCGGCAAAGGCAAGACCGGTGGCCGCGGCGTGAAGGGTCAGAAGGCCCGGAGCGGCGTGTCCATCAAGGGCTTCGAGGGCGGCCAGATGCCGCTGCATCGGCGCCTGCCCAAGCGCGGCTTCAACAACATCCACGCCCATGACCTGAACGAGGTGAATCTCGGCCGGGTGCAGCAGGCCGTGGATGCCGGCAAGCTCGACGCGAACGCCGCCATCACGGTCGATGCGCTGGTCAAGGCCGGCATCATCGCCCGCGCCCGCGACGGCGTGAAGCTGCTCGGTGTCGGCGAGCTGACCTCGAAGCTCAGCTTCGAGGTGACCCGCGCCTCCAAGTCGGCCATCGAGGCCGTCGAGAAGGCTGGCGGCTCGGTGACCACGACCTTCGCCGCCGGCGTCGCCCATCGCGGCGCGGCGGAAGGCGCGGTTGCGTCGGCCTGA
- the rpmD gene encoding 50S ribosomal protein L30: MATKTVRIEQIGSPIRREASQRATLVGLKLNKLHRVSELEDTPSVRGMIRKVAHLVRVLDDAAA, translated from the coding sequence ATGGCAACCAAGACTGTCCGCATCGAGCAGATCGGCTCGCCGATCCGCCGCGAAGCCTCCCAGCGTGCGACGCTGGTCGGCCTCAAGCTGAACAAGCTACACCGCGTTTCCGAGCTGGAGGACACTCCCTCGGTCCGCGGAATGATCCGCAAGGTCGCGCACCTCGTGCGCGTCCTCGACGACGCCGCGGCGTGA
- the rpsE gene encoding 30S ribosomal protein S5 — protein MAREREGRRRDDREERDSEFVDKLVHINRVAKVVKGGRRFGFAALVVVGDQKGRVGFGHGKAREVPEAIRKATEAAKRGLIRVSLREGRTLHHDVNGRHGAGKVILRAAPQGTGIIAGGPMRAVFETLGMQDVVAKSLGSSNPYNLVRATFDALKNEDSPRSVAARRGLKVSALQARRRDADPADTSEAAVA, from the coding sequence ATGGCACGTGAACGCGAGGGTCGTCGCCGCGACGACCGCGAGGAGCGCGACAGCGAGTTCGTGGACAAGCTCGTCCACATCAACCGCGTCGCCAAAGTGGTGAAGGGTGGCCGTCGCTTCGGCTTCGCGGCGCTCGTCGTCGTCGGCGACCAGAAGGGCCGCGTCGGCTTCGGCCACGGCAAGGCCCGTGAGGTGCCGGAGGCGATCCGCAAGGCGACCGAGGCCGCCAAGCGCGGTCTGATCCGGGTGTCGCTGCGCGAGGGCCGCACCCTGCACCACGACGTCAACGGACGTCACGGCGCCGGCAAGGTCATCCTGCGCGCCGCGCCCCAGGGCACCGGCATCATCGCGGGTGGTCCGATGCGCGCCGTGTTCGAGACGCTCGGCATGCAGGACGTCGTCGCCAAGTCGCTCGGCTCGTCCAACCCCTACAACCTCGTGCGCGCCACCTTCGACGCGCTCAAGAACGAGGACAGCCCGCGCTCGGTCGCGGCCCGTCGCGGTCTCAAGGTGTCGGCCCTCCAGGCCCGTCGCCGTGACGCCGACCCGGCCGACACCTCCGAAGCGGCCGTCGCGTAA
- the rplR gene encoding 50S ribosomal protein L18 codes for MSNKNEALLRRKARVRRALRAAANGRPRLSVFRSSKQIYVQVIDDAAGRTLAAASSLDKDLKSSLKTGADKAAAEAVGKLVAERAKAAGVTKVVFDRSGYIFHGRVKALADAAREGGLDF; via the coding sequence ATGTCGAACAAGAACGAAGCCCTCCTGCGTCGCAAGGCGCGGGTCCGTCGGGCCCTCAGAGCTGCCGCCAACGGCCGTCCGCGGTTGTCGGTGTTCCGCTCGTCCAAGCAGATCTACGTCCAGGTCATCGACGACGCCGCGGGCCGTACGCTCGCCGCCGCGTCGAGCCTCGACAAGGATCTGAAGTCCAGCCTGAAGACCGGTGCCGACAAGGCAGCGGCCGAGGCGGTCGGCAAGCTCGTCGCCGAGCGCGCCAAGGCTGCGGGCGTCACCAAGGTCGTCTTCGACCGCTCGGGCTACATCTTCCACGGTCGCGTCAAGGCTCTCGCCGACGCTGCCCGTGAGGGTGGCCTGGACTTCTAA
- the rplF gene encoding 50S ribosomal protein L6 translates to MSRVGKKPVPVPSGVTATVTGQTVKVKGSKGELQFVVPSQVVVEFKDGAVSVQPKDQSKQARSLWGTSRAQVANLVEGVSKGFEKKLEITGVGYRAAMAGKALKLSLGYSHDIEYEIPAGITIVTPKPTEIVVSGIDRQRVGQVAAEIREYRGPEPYKGKGVKYAGEFIFRKEGKKK, encoded by the coding sequence ATGTCTCGCGTAGGCAAGAAGCCCGTCCCCGTCCCGTCTGGCGTCACCGCCACGGTCACGGGTCAGACGGTGAAGGTGAAGGGCTCGAAGGGCGAACTCCAGTTCGTCGTCCCGTCCCAGGTGGTCGTCGAGTTCAAGGACGGCGCCGTCTCGGTGCAGCCCAAGGACCAGTCGAAGCAGGCCCGCTCCCTGTGGGGCACCTCGCGCGCCCAGGTGGCGAACCTCGTCGAGGGCGTTTCCAAGGGTTTCGAGAAGAAGCTGGAGATCACGGGCGTCGGCTACCGCGCCGCGATGGCCGGCAAAGCGCTCAAGCTCTCGCTCGGCTACAGCCACGACATCGAGTACGAGATCCCGGCCGGCATCACCATCGTGACGCCCAAGCCCACGGAAATCGTGGTGTCGGGCATCGACCGGCAGCGCGTCGGTCAGGTCGCGGCGGAGATTCGCGAGTATCGCGGTCCCGAGCCCTATAAGGGCAAGGGCGTGAAATACGCTGGCGAATTCATCTTCCGCAAGGAAGGCAAGAAGAAGTAA
- the rpsH gene encoding 30S ribosomal protein S8: protein MVNDPVGDMLTRIRNGQSRRRNVVQTPGSRLRASVLDVLKSEGYIRDYAVQDLGNGRTEFQIELKYYDGRPVIREIKRVSKPGRRVYSSVGELPRVADGLGVTIISTPQGVMADHVARERNVGGEVLCKVF, encoded by the coding sequence ATGGTGAACGATCCCGTGGGTGACATGCTCACCCGCATCCGCAACGGTCAGAGCCGTCGCCGCAACGTCGTCCAGACCCCCGGCTCGCGCCTGCGCGCCTCGGTTCTCGACGTCCTGAAGTCCGAGGGCTACATCCGCGATTACGCGGTGCAGGACCTCGGCAACGGCCGCACGGAGTTCCAGATCGAACTCAAGTACTACGACGGTCGCCCGGTCATCCGGGAGATCAAGCGGGTGTCGAAGCCCGGCCGCCGTGTCTACTCGTCGGTTGGCGAGTTGCCGCGCGTCGCCGACGGCCTCGGCGTCACCATCATCTCGACCCCGCAGGGCGTCATGGCCGATCACGTTGCGCGCGAGCGCAACGTCGGCGGTGAAGTGCTCTGCAAGGTGTTCTGA
- the rpsN gene encoding 30S ribosomal protein S14, producing MAKKSSVEKNNHRKDLVKRFAEKRKALLAIANDESREMEERFEARLKLAELPRNSSATRIRNRCEMTGRPRAYYRKLGISRVALRELGNRGLIPGLVKSSW from the coding sequence ATGGCTAAGAAAAGCTCAGTCGAGAAGAACAACCACCGCAAGGATCTGGTGAAGCGCTTCGCCGAGAAGCGCAAAGCCCTCCTCGCCATCGCCAACGACGAGTCCCGTGAGATGGAGGAGCGCTTCGAGGCGCGCCTGAAGCTCGCGGAACTGCCGCGCAACTCGTCGGCCACCCGCATCCGCAACCGTTGCGAGATGACCGGCCGTCCGCGGGCCTACTACCGCAAGCTCGGCATCTCACGCGTGGCTCTGCGCGAGCTCGGCAACCGGGGTCTCATCCCCGGCCTCGTGAAGTCCAGCTGGTAA
- the rplE gene encoding 50S ribosomal protein L5 has translation MAEADKNAYIPRLRKHYDEVVRQKLIEQFGYANPMQVPQIEKIVINMGVGESTADSKKATVAAGDLALIAGQKPVITRARKAIATFKVREGMPIGCKVTLRKARMYEFMDRLVTIALPRVRDFRGLNPRSFDGRGNYAMGLKEHLVFPEISYDKAEQTWGMDIVVQTSATTDEEAKALLAHFKFPFRQ, from the coding sequence ATGGCTGAGGCCGACAAGAACGCCTACATCCCGCGTCTGCGCAAGCACTACGACGAGGTTGTCCGGCAGAAGCTGATCGAGCAGTTCGGGTACGCAAACCCGATGCAGGTCCCGCAGATCGAGAAGATCGTCATCAACATGGGCGTCGGCGAGTCCACCGCGGACTCGAAGAAGGCCACCGTTGCGGCGGGCGACCTCGCGCTCATCGCCGGCCAGAAGCCGGTCATCACCCGCGCCCGCAAGGCGATCGCGACCTTCAAGGTCCGCGAAGGCATGCCGATCGGCTGCAAGGTGACCCTGCGCAAGGCTCGCATGTACGAGTTCATGGACCGTCTCGTCACGATCGCGCTGCCGCGCGTCCGCGACTTCCGCGGCCTGAACCCGCGTTCCTTCGACGGCCGTGGCAACTACGCCATGGGCCTCAAGGAGCACCTCGTGTTCCCGGAGATCTCCTACGACAAGGCGGAGCAGACCTGGGGCATGGACATCGTCGTCCAGACGAGCGCCACCACGGACGAAGAGGCCAAGGCTCTCCTCGCCCATTTCAAGTTCCCGTTCCGGCAGTAA
- the rplX gene encoding 50S ribosomal protein L24 yields MAAKIKKGDTVVVLTGRDAGRSGEVIQVMPKEDKAFVRGVNLVKKHQRQTQNQEGGIISKEAAIQLSNIAVADANGKPTRVGFRILDDGRKVRFAKTTGDQIDG; encoded by the coding sequence ATGGCCGCCAAGATCAAGAAGGGCGACACGGTCGTCGTTCTCACCGGTCGCGACGCGGGTCGCTCCGGCGAGGTCATCCAGGTCATGCCGAAGGAGGACAAGGCCTTCGTTCGCGGCGTCAACCTGGTGAAGAAGCACCAGCGCCAGACCCAGAACCAGGAAGGCGGCATCATCTCCAAGGAAGCTGCCATCCAACTGTCCAACATCGCGGTGGCCGACGCCAACGGCAAGCCGACCCGTGTTGGGTTCCGCATCCTCGACGACGGGCGCAAGGTCCGGTTCGCCAAGACCACGGGGGATCAGATCGATGGCTGA
- the rplN gene encoding 50S ribosomal protein L14 has protein sequence MIQMQTNLDVADNSGARRVMCIKVLGGSKRKYAGVGDIIVVSVKEAIPRGRVKKGDVMKAVVVRTAKDVKRADGSVIRFDKNAAVLINNQKEPVGTRIFGPVPRELRARNHMKIISLAPEVL, from the coding sequence GTGATCCAGATGCAGACGAATCTGGACGTCGCCGACAATTCGGGTGCGCGCCGCGTGATGTGCATCAAGGTACTCGGCGGGTCGAAGCGCAAATATGCCGGCGTCGGCGACATCATCGTCGTCTCCGTCAAGGAGGCGATCCCGCGCGGCCGCGTGAAGAAGGGCGACGTCATGAAGGCGGTCGTCGTGCGCACGGCCAAGGACGTGAAGCGCGCCGATGGTTCGGTGATCCGCTTCGACAAGAACGCCGCCGTTCTGATCAACAATCAGAAGGAGCCGGTCGGCACCCGTATCTTCGGACCGGTGCCGCGTGAGTTGCGCGCGCGCAACCACATGAAGATCATCTCGCTCGCTCCTGAGGTGCTGTGA